The following proteins are co-located in the Solea solea chromosome 21, fSolSol10.1, whole genome shotgun sequence genome:
- the telo2 gene encoding telomere length regulation protein TEL2 homolog — MESLTPNTEVRLMVSQCFQTLTTSTHDKDITAVLQTLNSYLDDGPASTTTSAQRDEFQRAHYTRTLHFLVSNVQADWLHSLRAAQNTELWDRLFLCGPPEQALLVLMEGIGALRPSVNLDHLITITEKFLQRGRLADLLWSHCLETAPSDSPQLRETLLGRIVALPDLTANRLRLKNKPLFLPQQYYRLLATEMLTALERTCLALKNGTDCSSIFVAQILGKVCIHGHGDVVLAVVAPQLSACTRSDMVWQRVCWKMLGNVPQRWMESVLTGLVQAVSGPDALGRIIGNLVLTNKKAQFVITHKLLLLQYKYKTQVLRIILGYLAADRERRPLLMQVLRSVSQAWANPSAVKHTPLEQQLYVSKALLLSVSLLSDSELQGLRSELLQCMLGGMQSHLDSNVVQIRRVGMVVGECLSTRMNINGTKLKFEYDHDEETRELLAVMTPVDSSDEPEPGPVKEVDSPQRTQNKSSPFKAEPQSPQNDPDSELDSDDELTPYDMSGDREMNQASPPCYLRDCLETLMSSEDSVRVELSLKVAESLVRKNVFATREISVQLTKVLLHMEDKYNITGFLSLRQATMVALTASDCVPVTQYLTTEFYSLNYSLRQRLDMLEVLALAAQELSKPLAERRDSPVCAADSTDLMTGDNPLHWRQVVDKRIQSKTKRRSKGSTQPSAKAAPNRFAPVAGHFFFPLLRNYDKPQMTFDLLGGDHLVLGRMIHTLGLFMHLAVNAPIAAQMGRALLDFVWAVRYHTDQVVRRGVLFAVCCVFLSMPSQNMLTDLSDQLFETRTWLADVAEGDPDADCRSLAVQSLVLLDKSLKKQLQDPQALGPES; from the exons ATGGAGTCCCTCACTCCTAACACTGAGGTCCGTCTAATGGTCTCCCAGTGTTTTCAGACACTCACCACATCCACACATGACAAAGACATTACTGCTGTTCTTCAAACACTCAACTCATACTTGGACGATGGACCGGCGAGCACAACCACTTCAGCTCAGCGGGACGAGTTCCAGAGAGCTCACTACACTCGCACTCTTCACTTCTTGGTCAGTAACGTGCAGGCAGATTGGCTGCACAGCCTGAGAGCAGCACAGAACACAGAGTTATGGGACCGCTTGTTCCTCTGTGGCCCTCCAGAGCAGGCTCTGCTTGTGTTAATGGAGGGAATAGGAGCGCTAAG ACCCAGCGTGAATCTGGACCACCTGATCACCATCACAGAGAAGTTCCTTCAAAGGGGCCGCCTTGCTGACCTGCTATGGTCACACTGTTTGGAGACGGCTCCCTCTGACTCCCCCCAGCTCCGCGAGACTCTGCTGGGGCGTATAGTGGCGCTGCCGGACCTCACAGCCAACAGATTACGTCTCAAGAACAAGCCCCTCTTTCTTCCTCAGCAGTACTATCGGTTACTTGCCACAGAGATGCTCACTGCCCTGGAGAGAACCTGTCTGGCCCTCAAGA ATGGCACAGACTGCTCCTCAATTTTTGTGGCTCAGATACTTGGAAAAGTGTGCATCCATGGACACGGTG ATGTGGTCTTGGCCGTTGTGGCTCCTCAGCTGTCTGCCTGCACGCGCTCAGACATGGTGTGGCAGAGGGTTTGCTGGAAGATGCTGGGGAACGTTCCGCAGCGTTGGATGGAGAGTGTGCTCACTGGACTGGTGCAGGCTGTCAGTGG GCCTGACGCTCTGGGACGGATTATCGGAAATTTGGTGTTAACAAATAAGAAGGCGCAGTTTGTCATCACTCATAAACTGCTCCTGCTACAGTATAAATATAAG ACTCAAGTCTTAAGAATTATTCTGGGTTACCTGGCAGCagacagagagcggaggccgcTGCTCATGCAG gtgCTGCGCTCCGTGTCCCAGGCCTGGGCTAATCCCAGCGCAGTGAAGCACACGCCTCTGGAGCAACAGCTGTATGTTAGCAAGGCCTTATTGTTGAGTGTGAGTCTGCTGAGTGACTCTGAGCTTCAGGGGCTACGCTCAG aGTTGCTTCAGTGTATGCTCGGTGGCATGCAGAGTCACCTGGACAGCAACGTGGTGCAAATAAGGCGTGTGGGCATGGTTGTGGGAGAGTGCCTGAGTACCCGGATGAATATCAATGGAACCAAGCTCAAGTTTGAG TATGATCACGATGAGGAAACTCGAGAGCTGCTTGCCGTCATGACTCCTGTCGACAGCAGTGACGAACCGGAACCTGGGCCTGTGAAGGA AGTTGATTCTCCTCAAAGGACTCAGAATAAATCATCTCCGTTTAAAGCGGAACCTCAGTCGCCACAGAACGATCCAGACTCTGAGCTGGATAG TGACGATGAGCTGACTCCGTATGATATGTCCGGAGATCGAGAGATGAACCAAGCATCCCCGCCTTGCTACCTTCGCGACTGTCTGGAAA CCCTGATGTCGTCTGAAGACTCGGTGCGTGTGGAGCTCAGTTTGAAGGTGGCAGAGAGTCTTGTGAGGAAAAACGTCTTTGCGACCAGAGAG ATCAGTGTCCAGCTCACCAAAGTCCTGcttcacatggaggataaataCAACATAACCGGCTTCCTGAGTCTCAGACAGGCGACTATGGTGGCTCTCACTGCCAGTGACTGCGTCCCT GTGACTCAGTATTTGACGACAGAGTTTTATTCCCTGAACTACAGTCTTCGCCAGCGTCTGGATATGTTGGAG GTCCTTGCTCTGGCAGCTCAGGAACTTTCTAAGCCACTCGCTGAAAGGAGAGATTCACCCGTGTGCGCGGCTGACAGCACGGATTTGATGACTGGTGACAACCCTCTCCACTGGCGACAAGTAGTGGACAAAAGGATTCAAAGCAAGACCAAACGCCGCAGTAAG GGCAGCACTCAACCTTCAGCTAAAGCCGCCCCTAACCGCTTTGCACCTGTCGCGGGACACTTCTTTTTTCCACTGCTCAGGAATTATGACAA GCCTCAAATGACGTTTGACCTGCTGGGCGGTGACCACTTGGTTCTGGGCAGGATGATCCACACCCTGGGCCTCTTCATGCATTTGGCAGTCAATGCACCA ATAGCTGCACAGATGGGTCGTGCGTTGCTTGACTTTGTGTGGGCTGTGCGTTATCACACTGACCA ggtgGTGAGACGAGGCGTCCTCTtcgctgtgtgctgtgtgtttctGAGCATGCCCAGTCAGAACATGCTGACGGACCTCAGTGATCAGTTGTTTGAGACCAGAACTTGGCTGGCAG ATGTTGCTGAAGGAGACCCCGACGCCGACTGCCGCAGTCTGGCCGTGCAGAGTCTGGTGCTGCTCGACAAAAGCCTCAAAAAACAGCTACAAGATCCACAAGCGCTTGGTCCGGAATCGTGA